The genomic region CACGGCGGCCCCGGTCATCCCGGCAAAGAGCACGGACGCGACCATGTTTGAATGGGCCAGCCCGCCGCGCAGATAACCCACCAGGGCGTCGGCGAAGTGCGCCAGCCGTTCCGTGATCCCGGAGCGGTTCATGATCTCCCCGGCCAGGATGAAAAAGGGCATGGCCATGAAGGTGAACAGGTCCAGCCCCTCGAAGAACCGTTTGGGCGCCATGGTCAGAAACGCTTCCCCGCCGATCTGGAGCAGCCCGACCACTCCGGCGATGCCGAGGGTGAAGCCGATGGGCAGGCCCAGCAGGAGCAGGCCGAAAAACACCGTGGCCACGAGGATCATGGTTTTTCCTCCGCGGCCATGTTCGGGGCGGACATGGAAAACAGCGGGGGCGGAAGATCAGCCAGTTCCCTGACCATGGCCACCACGATCTGGACGCAGGTCAAGCCCGCGCTGACCGGGACCGAGGCAAAGGGAAAAAACATGGTCATCCCGAAGATCGTGGCGAACTGGGAGGCCCCGGCCTGGGTCATGCCGATGCCGTAGACGGTCAGGAACAGAAAAAAGCTGAAGCCCACCATGTCCAGCAGGACCCGGAAGGGCTTTTGCATTTTTCGCGGAAAAAAGCGGAACAGGATGTCCAGGCCGATGTGCTCCCGGCGGTAGGCCCCCACGGGCACGGCCAACAGCGCGGCCCAGATCATCACGTAGCGGGACAGCTCCTCGGTCCAGATGCCGCCGGAGCCGATGAAGTACCGGGTGACCACCCCCCACCAGATGATCACCACCATCACCGCCACCAACAATGCGCAAACCCGCTCCGTGACCCAGTTCAACACGGCTCCGAAACGATCGATGGCAACGGCGGTTTGGTGGAGCATGTTCAAAAAAGCGGCCTTCATTCAACGCATGGAGGGAAATGTGTCCCCCCGCCCGTGACCATGACGGCCATGACGGCGGGCAAATTTTCTTTGCCCGATTTACTGCCTCGTTGCAATGGCGTCATTGAACTCGGGCCGCCGTTCGGCTGGCCCGGAAAGACCCTCGGTTCGATCCTGAAATAGCCCATCATTCGGCGGTTCATGCGAAAACGGACATTTTGAGTAGAGAACGCCCGTGCGCATTTCCACAAGAGCATTTCAGGTCCATGCCGGCACGGCGACACGCCAACCGGGAGCCTTCAATCGCTGGACGGCCTTGTTGCGCTGTTCATTTACTTCAACTATCCGTCAGGCAACCATCAACTTTTAAGCAGGGCTTGTCGTATGCACCGCTATTCAGCCTATTGTGTTCTCGCGCTCGGCGTAATCGTTTTCCTCGCGGCTGGGGTCCCGTCGGCTCACGCTGGGGAGAGTGATCTCCAAGGTCAGCGCATCCCCAAAATCATCGGCGGGGAGCCCGTGTATGATCCAGCCAAGTATCCGTGGACGGCGGCCTTGGTGTTTACGGACAGCCCGGATCAAATCAGATGCGGCGGAACCCTGGTCAGCGCGGAATGGGTGCTCACCGCGGCCCATTGTCTGGACCAGGAGTATCCATGGGATTCAGGCCTGCCTTTATCTCCGGAGATCGTGGACGTCCTCGTGGGCACGGTGTTTCTGGATCAGCCTTCTCCCGGGCATGACCGGATCAGGGCCTCCGCTTTTTACATTCACCCTGAGTACAATCAGCCTACCCTCGGAAACAACGATATCGCCTTGATCAGGCTGTCGCGGCCCGTCACGCCGCGGAGTTTCGCCATATTGGCGAACAGCGAGGAGGACGTCTGGCCGGGCATGTGGAGCACGGTCCTCGGGTGGGGCAATACGGTGCCTCAGCCCAGGGAGCGGGAATATCTCCCTTCCAATCAGCTTCAGAGCGTGGACGTGCCCATCGTTTCCAACGAAGTGTGTCAAGCCTCCATGATCTATCCGGAAAGCGTGATCACGGAGAACATGATTTGCGCCGGTTTCGCCGAAGGCGGCAAGGACGCCTGCCAGGGGGACAGCGGGGGGCCGCTTGTGCGAACCGTCATGCCCGGCTGGCACATGTTGATCGGCGTGGTCATCTACGGCGAGGGCTGCGCGCAACCCGACGCCTACGGGGTGTACACCAAGGTATCGGCGTATTGCGATTGGCTTAAGGAAACCACCGGGCAAGGCGTCTGCCGTCCCCAAGGCTCGGGCGGAGGATGCGTCGTCGCCGGCGTCGGGGGCCACGATTGGATGTTGCTGGTCCTGACCGCGGCCTTGGCCGTCTGCTACGCGGGCCGACGAGCAACGGCAAAGCGCCGTGCCGCGATGACGGCTTGATTGGCGGCTGATGGCAATAACGGGGTTGGCTTTGCCATGAACAAGCCTGAAGCCGGGATAATCTCCCCCCGTCCGGTCATACTCGTTTCCGCGCCCTGGGCCATGTACAACCGGCCCTCCATCCAGCTCGGCGCGCTCAAGGCCCATCTTC from Desulfonatronum sp. SC1 harbors:
- a CDS encoding TRAP transporter small permease gives rise to the protein MLHQTAVAIDRFGAVLNWVTERVCALLVAVMVVIIWWGVVTRYFIGSGGIWTEELSRYVMIWAALLAVPVGAYRREHIGLDILFRFFPRKMQKPFRVLLDMVGFSFFLFLTVYGIGMTQAGASQFATIFGMTMFFPFASVPVSAGLTCVQIVVAMVRELADLPPPLFSMSAPNMAAEEKP
- a CDS encoding trypsin-like serine protease; this translates as MHRYSAYCVLALGVIVFLAAGVPSAHAGESDLQGQRIPKIIGGEPVYDPAKYPWTAALVFTDSPDQIRCGGTLVSAEWVLTAAHCLDQEYPWDSGLPLSPEIVDVLVGTVFLDQPSPGHDRIRASAFYIHPEYNQPTLGNNDIALIRLSRPVTPRSFAILANSEEDVWPGMWSTVLGWGNTVPQPREREYLPSNQLQSVDVPIVSNEVCQASMIYPESVITENMICAGFAEGGKDACQGDSGGPLVRTVMPGWHMLIGVVIYGEGCAQPDAYGVYTKVSAYCDWLKETTGQGVCRPQGSGGGCVVAGVGGHDWMLLVLTAALAVCYAGRRATAKRRAAMTA